The DNA region CCAGTGCCGCAGAGTGTCTTCATTCGGCACTTCCTCGCGCAGGTCATGCCAGCGGTAACTCACACCCGCCGCGTCGAGCCACTTTCGAGCCTTGCGGCAGGTATCGCAGGTCTTGATGCCGTAGAGATTCATCCGGTAAGGATAACGCAGGCCGGGTTACATCGGGACGAAAGGGCGGTTGGAGGCGGCAAAAGGTAAGAGGTAAAAGGTAAGAGGCAAGGGGTAAAAGGTGAGAGGGGAAGAGCTCTCCGTAGGCGGCTCTGGCGCGACACTGATTCCAGCGCGCCCCATCCTTTCACCTTTCACCTTTTCCCTCAAACACTACGCAACAACTCGTTCACCGAGGTCTTCGCCCGGGTCCGCTCATCCACCTGCTTCACGATAATCGCCGCATACAGGCTGTGACTGCCGTCGGCGGCCGGGAGGTTGCCGGCGACCACGACTGAACCGGCCGGGACCCGGCCGGTGGTGATCTCGCCGGTCGCACGGTTGTAGATGCGGGTCGACTGACCCAGATAAACACCCATCCCGATCACGGCCCCCTTCTCGACGATGACGCCCTCGACCACTTCCGAGCGAGCACCGATGAAGCAGCCGTCCTCGATGATGGTGGGGTTGGCCTGCAGGGGTTCGAGCACGCCCCCAATGCCGGCACCACCGGAAATATGCACACCGGCCCCGATCTGGGCACAGGAGCCAACCGTGGCCCAGGTATCAACCATGCTGCCGCCGCCCACAAACGCACCGATATTGACGTAGCTGGGCATCAGGACGACATCGTTGCCGATATGCGCACCGCGTCTGACCGTGGCTGTCGGCACCACCCGGGCACCGCAGTCAGCCGGCGAATCCAACGTATCGGCAAATCGGAGGTCAACCTTGTCGAAAAAGTTGCTAACCCCACCCTTCATCTCGCGATTGGCGGTGATGCGAAAATGCAGCAGAATGGCCTGCTTGAGCCACTGATTGACCCGCCAACCCTCATCAGTCGGCTCAGCCACGCGCAACTGGCCGCTTTCCAGCCCCTGAAGGCAGGTATCGATCGTGTCCCGCAGTGCGTCCGGTGCCGTGTCAGGCCGAAGCTGATCACGCTGATCCCAGGCGTCCTCGATGGCGGTTTTCAGTTTGCTCATTTCGTTTTTCATGGGTTGGAAGTTTAAAGTGTGAAGTGTGAAGTGTGAAGTGTGAAGGGGCGGGCTTGTGGTTGGTTTGTTCCGAGCTGCGGCTCCGGGGCTTCCGGGTAGGGGTGGTGTTAGGTGTTGGGTGTTGGGTGTTGGGTGTTAGGTTTGGTGCCAACTCCTTGCTTCTTAACACTTCACACCCAAATCCTCCACCTCCTACCACTACGCCCCCTCATCCCACATCCAACCGCTGCCTCAGCTCCTTTTCCAGTGTCTGACAAGCTTCATTGTTCAGTGCGGCGCCGTCGGCGTCGCTGATGGTGAACATGTCTTCCACGCGCTGGCCGAAGGTGGCGATGCGGGCGTCGTGCAGGCGGGCGCCGCAGGCGACCAGGGCTTCGGCGATGGCCGACAGCAATCCTGGGCGGTCGGTGGCGGCAATTTCCAGTTCGGTCATGCCATCGCTTTTTCGCAGGTCGATTTCGGCCTTGCCCATGAACGGCTGCAGACGGCGCGGCACGGGCCGTGGCGGCAGCGGGCGCACCCGCTTGGCGGCCAACTGCTCGATCAGCGAATGCTCAAGCCGGCCGGCATCGGAATCGTTGAGCGGCTGACCGTTTGCATCCATGACCTGAAACAGGTCCCAGCTCTTGCCGTCGCGAGTGGTGATCACCCGGGCGGCCAGTACGTTGAGCTGCATGCGGTCGAGCTCGCGGGCGACCACGGCGAACAGGCCGGGGAAGTCCTCGGCATGGACAAAGACCTCGCTGATACCCTTGTCCTGGTGACGCCGACAGGCCACCTGAGGCAGTGCCGTGGTTGCCAGCACCCGCTCGGTGGTCCAGACCAGTTGCTCCGGATCCAGCCGGAGAAATGCGCGGTCGGGCAGTTGTTTCCAGCAGTCATCGATACCCGGCCGGGCGGCACCACGCTCGAGCAGCATCGACTCGGCCTCGGCACGGGTTTCATCCAGACTGGTCTGTCGGTCGACCGGCTGATCTCGCTCCAGGGCTTCGACGGCACCCACGTAGAGCTCCCACAGCAGGCTGTCCTTCCATGAGTTCCAGAGCTTGGGGCTGGTGGCGGCGATATCGGCCACGGTCAGCACGAACAGGTGATCAAGTCGGCGCCGGCTGGCCACCGTGTCGGCAAAACGATTGACCACTTCCGGATCAGAGATGTCTTCGCGCTGGCTGGTACGCGACATCAGCAGGTGTTCGCGCACCAGCCACACGACCAGTTCGCGGTCCTCGTCCGGCATGTCCAGGCGAGCGACGAAGCGGCTTGCGTCTTCGGCTCCCAGCTCGGAGTGATCACCGCCCCGGCCCTTGGCAATGTCGTGAAACAGTGCGGCCAGGTACAGCACTTCCGGCCACTCGATGCGCTGGAAAATCTCGATGGCGTGAGCGAAGCGATCGGGGTGCTTGGCGTAGGCAAAGCGACGCAGGTTGCGGATGACGAACAACGTGTGCTGATCGACCGTGTAGACATGGAACAGATCGAACTGCATGCGCCCGGTGATCTGCGCGTACTCGGGCAGGAGCGCGGCCAGTACCCCGTAGCGGTTCATTCTGGCCAGCTGGCTGTAGACCTTGCGCGGTTTGCGCAACAGGGTCAGGAACATGTCCAGCACTTCGGGATCGTTGCGGTAATTCTCGTCGATCAGGTAGAGATGGTCACGTACCAGCCGGATGGTATTCGCCCGCACCCCGCGCAGCTCGGGGTGATCGGACAGCACCAGGAACATGCGCATGATCAGGCGAGGCTCGAGCACGAAGGCGTGCGGGTCCTTCAACTCCAGGTAGCCGTGTTGCAGGCGAAAGTGCTCGTCGATATCGGCCGAGGGCAGATGGCGCCGACCCACCAGCAGTTCTTCCTCGAAGGCCTGCAGCAGGCGTTCATTCAGTCGGGCCAACTGCATCACGTGCCGGTAATAGCCCTGCATGAACTGCTCGACCGGCTGGTTGGACTCGGTGCAATCGCCGTATCCGAAGCGCTCGGCCAGGCGGCGTTGATGCTCGAACAGCAGGCGTTCCTCGGCGCGGCCGGCCTGCTCGTGCAGCGCCCAGCGCAGGCGCCAGAGATAGTCGCGCCCGGCCACCAGGTCTTCGTGCTCGCGCTCACTCAGAAACTCGTGCTCGACCAGCCCGTGCAGGGTGGAGGTACCGAAATGGCGTCGGGTCACCCAGGCAATCATCTGCATGTCGCGCAACCCGCCCGGGCCTTCCTTCAGGTTGGGCTCGAGGTTGTAGATGGTGTCCTCGAACTGGGCATGGCGCTCTTCCTGTTCCTGGCTTTTGGCACTGAAGAATTCCGCGGCCGGCCACAATGCCGGCGCATCGGTGGCCTTGCGCATGGCTTCGAACAGCACGCCGTTACCGGCCAGAAGGCGCGATTCCATGAGATTGGTGGCCACGCCGACATCCCCGGCCGCCTCGGCCACGCATTCGGGTACCGTTCTCACGCTCTGGCCCGGATGCAGGCCGGCATCCCACAGCACCTGGATAAAGCGCTCAAGGGCCGATTCGTCGAGATCGTTGCTGTCGGGCCTGAGAATAAGCAAATCGACATCCGAGTGCGGGTGCAGCTCACCACGACCAAAACCACCGACAGCACAGAGCTCGAGGTCGCCATTGACCGGTGCCAGTCGCTCCCAGGCAGCCAGGATCAGCTGCTCCATGACCCAGGCCCGTGCATGGACAAGTTCGCGGATGTCGGTTTCGGCGGCGAACGCCCGCTCGAGCTCCCGATCGGCATCGCGACGCATGGCACCCAGTGCGCCGGCCAGCACACTCGGGTCGGCTGCCAATTCGGCCAGCGCTGCCATGTCGAGGCAGTCGCGGGTGGCCGGAACTGCGCTCAGTCGTTCGGTCACAGCTCGTCGTCGGGCAACCGGGTCAGCACATCGACACCATCGTCGGTCACGGCCATGGTGTGTTCCCACTGCGCCGACAGGCTGCGATCCCGCGTGATCACCGTCCATTCATCGGGCAGCAGGCGTGTATGGCGTTTGCCCAGGTTGACCATGGGCTCGATGGTGAAGGTCATGCCCGGCTCAAGCACCACGCCTTCGCCGGGGCGGCCGTAGTGCAGCACCTGGGGAGCTTCGTGGAAGCCGCGACCGATGCCGTGTCCGCAGTATTCGCGCACCACCGAGCAGCGTTCCCCTTCGGCATAGGTCTGTATGGCATGCCCGATATCACCCAGGGTCACGCCGGGCCGCACCATTTCTATGCCGGTCAGCAGGGCGCGATGAGCCACCTCGCAGACCCGACGCGCTTTTACCGAGGGCTCGCCGACGTAGAACATCTTCGAGGTATCGCCATGCCAGCCATCCTGAATAACGGTGATGTCAATATTGAGAATATCGCCGCTCTTTAGCTTGCGATCACCCGGAATGCCGTGACAGACCACGTGATTGAGCGAGGTGCAGATCGATTTCGGAAACCCGCGATAATTGAGCGGCGCCGGCACGGCCCCGAGTTCGTCGACGATGAATTCGTGACAGATCCGGTCGAGCTCCGCGGTGGTGACCCCAACCTTCACGTGCTCGCGAATCATGCGCAATACACTGGCGGCCTGCTGTCCTGCCACGCGCATGGCCTCGATCTGGTCGGGCGTCTTGATGTGAATCCGGTTGTCCATGGTATTGATCTTTCAGGCCATTCAGAAGTCTAACGCAAGCACGTCAATTTGGGGGCCGCGACGGGAGATTTCCAGCGGACAGCCATGACAACCTGCCTATGCCTTCTGGCACGTGTCAGACCGGATGCAGTCTGGCAAGCTATGCACACCGTTTGAAATCACCGTTTCCAGGGAGCCGGTAAGTGAAAAAAGTATTGAAGTTTGTGCTGCCTCCGGTGCTGATCCTGCTGTCGATCGTCGTCGTGGTCATGATGGCAATGAATCGGCCAACCCCGCCGGAACGCGAGGCCACAAGTGCTGCCATGCTGGTCGATGTCATCGAAGCACGCGAATCAGACGGCCATTTCATGATCAGCGCACAGGGCACGGCCCGCCCCCGCACGGAAACAACCATCGTCAACGAGGTTAGTGGCCGAGTGGTGGAGGTTTCCGAGCGTTTTGCCGCCGGGGGCTTCTTCCGCGCCGACGAGGTGCTGGCGCGTATCGACCCAAGCGATTATGAAGCCGCCCTGGTTCAGGCCCGTGCCGAGCTGGCATCGGCCGAAGCCCAACTGGCCGACGAGCGCGCGCGATCGGAGCAGGCACGCAAGGACTGGGAACGCATGCATGGCGATGCCCGTCAACCCAGCGACCTGGTCTTGCGCCTGCCGCAACTGGCCGGGGCCGAGGCCGCCGTCAAGGCGGCGGAAGCCTCTGTCATGCGCGCCGAGCGCAATCTCGAACGCACCCGCATCAGTCTGCCCTACGAAGGCCTGGTCCGGGCGCGTGATATCGATCTTGGCCAGTTTGTGAGTTCCGGCACCACCCTGGGTCGGGCATTTGCCGTTGACGTCGCCGAGATCCGCCTGCCACTTTCCGATCAGGATCTCGCCTTTCTGGACCTGCCCGGACCGGGGCACGCCGACAGCTACTTCACCCCCGTCACCCTGTCGGGAACAGTGGGCGGACAGCGTGGCCTCTGGAGCGGACGCGTGGTGCGCACAGAGGGCGTCATCGATGAAGGAACCCGGCT from Wenzhouxiangella sp. AB-CW3 includes:
- the glnD gene encoding [protein-PII] uridylyltransferase, translated to MTERLSAVPATRDCLDMAALAELAADPSVLAGALGAMRRDADRELERAFAAETDIRELVHARAWVMEQLILAAWERLAPVNGDLELCAVGGFGRGELHPHSDVDLLILRPDSNDLDESALERFIQVLWDAGLHPGQSVRTVPECVAEAAGDVGVATNLMESRLLAGNGVLFEAMRKATDAPALWPAAEFFSAKSQEQEERHAQFEDTIYNLEPNLKEGPGGLRDMQMIAWVTRRHFGTSTLHGLVEHEFLSEREHEDLVAGRDYLWRLRWALHEQAGRAEERLLFEHQRRLAERFGYGDCTESNQPVEQFMQGYYRHVMQLARLNERLLQAFEEELLVGRRHLPSADIDEHFRLQHGYLELKDPHAFVLEPRLIMRMFLVLSDHPELRGVRANTIRLVRDHLYLIDENYRNDPEVLDMFLTLLRKPRKVYSQLARMNRYGVLAALLPEYAQITGRMQFDLFHVYTVDQHTLFVIRNLRRFAYAKHPDRFAHAIEIFQRIEWPEVLYLAALFHDIAKGRGGDHSELGAEDASRFVARLDMPDEDRELVVWLVREHLLMSRTSQREDISDPEVVNRFADTVASRRRLDHLFVLTVADIAATSPKLWNSWKDSLLWELYVGAVEALERDQPVDRQTSLDETRAEAESMLLERGAARPGIDDCWKQLPDRAFLRLDPEQLVWTTERVLATTALPQVACRRHQDKGISEVFVHAEDFPGLFAVVARELDRMQLNVLAARVITTRDGKSWDLFQVMDANGQPLNDSDAGRLEHSLIEQLAAKRVRPLPPRPVPRRLQPFMGKAEIDLRKSDGMTELEIAATDRPGLLSAIAEALVACGARLHDARIATFGQRVEDMFTISDADGAALNNEACQTLEKELRQRLDVG
- the dapD gene encoding 2,3,4,5-tetrahydropyridine-2,6-dicarboxylate N-succinyltransferase, which produces MSKLKTAIEDAWDQRDQLRPDTAPDALRDTIDTCLQGLESGQLRVAEPTDEGWRVNQWLKQAILLHFRITANREMKGGVSNFFDKVDLRFADTLDSPADCGARVVPTATVRRGAHIGNDVVLMPSYVNIGAFVGGGSMVDTWATVGSCAQIGAGVHISGGAGIGGVLEPLQANPTIIEDGCFIGARSEVVEGVIVEKGAVIGMGVYLGQSTRIYNRATGEITTGRVPAGSVVVAGNLPAADGSHSLYAAIIVKQVDERTRAKTSVNELLRSV
- a CDS encoding efflux RND transporter periplasmic adaptor subunit; the protein is MKKVLKFVLPPVLILLSIVVVVMMAMNRPTPPEREATSAAMLVDVIEARESDGHFMISAQGTARPRTETTIVNEVSGRVVEVSERFAAGGFFRADEVLARIDPSDYEAALVQARAELASAEAQLADERARSEQARKDWERMHGDARQPSDLVLRLPQLAGAEAAVKAAEASVMRAERNLERTRISLPYEGLVRARDIDLGQFVSSGTTLGRAFAVDVAEIRLPLSDQDLAFLDLPGPGHADSYFTPVTLSGTVGGQRGLWSGRVVRTEGVIDEGTRLSYAVVEIEDPYGLLGQIRAVPLQMGTFVRAEIRGRSSDGLIELPRSALREGDTLFLADESDRLDVRPVQVVRRTPHRVYLHNNIRPGERVVTTAIPAPLPGMSLQPREATDEQPELRLLPPELADAREDES
- the map gene encoding type I methionyl aminopeptidase gives rise to the protein MDNRIHIKTPDQIEAMRVAGQQAASVLRMIREHVKVGVTTAELDRICHEFIVDELGAVPAPLNYRGFPKSICTSLNHVVCHGIPGDRKLKSGDILNIDITVIQDGWHGDTSKMFYVGEPSVKARRVCEVAHRALLTGIEMVRPGVTLGDIGHAIQTYAEGERCSVVREYCGHGIGRGFHEAPQVLHYGRPGEGVVLEPGMTFTIEPMVNLGKRHTRLLPDEWTVITRDRSLSAQWEHTMAVTDDGVDVLTRLPDDEL